In Fusarium musae strain F31 chromosome 7, whole genome shotgun sequence, a single window of DNA contains:
- a CDS encoding hypothetical protein (EggNog:ENOG41~BUSCO:EOG09264NNY): MAGKGIGCLAEAMGALRVSAKVREETAIASMLTDEAGDTQQGLYKVNGYRSLSKEYCRDKISEYNPRHSRIMEAQYDSRQPSMTLLTSAVTTVPVTVHAFPSLEPTSLERWDVNHLYLPLRRDLLHLAVVYEGDNTRQGTASSKTRYDVHGSHRKMRPQKGTGRARMGTKQSPINRGGGKVFGPHPRDFGTSLTRKVYDKAWRTALSYRYRKGDLIVCEDGMDLVLPTDYELVAGKYLKDGLKEAYLKRYMTGVLGNLGLGRASGRTLFVTGNRREALFGAMEQLPWEGRALDLQDVDVKDLLETGKVVLERSVLKEMIKKHQSDLVSRVVMQGLVKGGPKLGTPVIRA; this comes from the coding sequence ATGGCTGGTAAGGGAATTGGGTGCTTGGCTGAGGCCATGGGCGCGCTGCGGGTGTCTGCCAAGGTACGTGAAGAGACTGCAATCGCTTCAATGCTAACAGATGAAGCCGGCGACACTCAACAAGGCCTTTACAAGGTCAATGGCTACAGAAGTCTCTCCAAAGAATACTGCAGAGACAAAATCTCCGAATACAACCCAAGGCATTCTCGAATCATGGAAGCCCAGTACGACTCCCGTCAGCCGTCAATGACCTTACTGACCAGCGCAGTCACAACCGTTCCCGTCACAGTCCACGCTTTTCCCTCGCTGGAACCGACCTCTCTCGAACGATGGGACGTCAACCATCTCTATCTCCCTCTCCGCCGcgatctcctccatctcgccGTCGTCTACGAAGGTGACAACACCCGCCAAGGAACCGCCTCCTCCAAAACCCGTTACGACGTCCACGGCTCCCACCGAAAGATGCGTCCTCAAAAGGGAACCGGCCGAGCTCGTATGGGAACCAAGCAAAGTCCCATAAACCGCGGTGGTGGAAAGGTGTTTGGTCCTCATCCCCGCGACTTTGGCACCAGCCTCACCAGAAAGGTGTACGACAAGGCATGGCGCACAGCTCTGAGCTACCGTTACCGAAAAGGCGATCTGATTGTGTGCGAGGACGGCATGGATCTTGTGTTGCCGACTGATTACGAGCTCGTTGCTGGAAAGTATCTCAAGGATGGACTGAAGGAGGCCTATCTCAAGCGATACATGACTGGAGTGCTGGGAAATCTCGGTCTAGGCCGTGCTAGCGGTCGAACTCTTTTCGTCACTGGAAACCGACGTGAAGCTCTTTTCGGCGCCATGGAGCAGCTTCCTTGGGAGGGTCGAGCACTAGACTTGCaggatgttgatgtcaaggACCTTTTGGAGACGGGCAAGGTGGTACTGGAGCGCAGCGTGCTCAaggagatgatcaagaagcacCAGAGCGACTTGGTGAGCAGAGTTGTTATGCAAGGCCTGGTCAAGGGGGGCCCAAAGTTAGGGACGCCTGTGATTAGGGCATGA